In Desulfatirhabdium butyrativorans DSM 18734, a single genomic region encodes these proteins:
- a CDS encoding helix-turn-helix domain-containing protein, translating to MEKPQRSLSIQQVANLLGVSKRTVRRLVDDGRLGAFLVRGGSLRVTEQSVLNFQIEAIRAYREARFWCDKE from the coding sequence ATGGAAAAACCGCAACGAAGCTTGTCAATTCAACAAGTGGCTAACCTGTTAGGTGTCTCCAAACGGACTGTCCGGCGGCTTGTGGATGATGGTCGTCTTGGGGCATTTCTCGTTCGGGGCGGCAGCCTGCGCGTAACAGAACAGTCGGTACTGAATTTTCAGATTGAAGCAATCCGGGCCTATCGGGAAGCCCGGTTTTGGTGTGACAAGGAGTGA